The following coding sequences lie in one Myxococcus xanthus genomic window:
- a CDS encoding bifunctional acetate--CoA ligase family protein/GNAT family N-acetyltransferase has translation MDTRAPGTSKTDPSYNVLHLQRTRLPLDVLFAPRSVAVVGATERPGSVGRTVLWNLISNPFGGTVYPINPKRPNVLGIKAWPSLGALPERVDLAIVVTPAQAVPGVIQECAELGIRGAIILSAGFKEIGAEGERLEQEILRIAQAAQVRIIGPNCLGVMRPPSGFNATFAGAMARPGNVAFISQSGALLTSILDWSLREAVGFSAFVSVGSMLDVGWGDLIDFLADDPMTRSILLYMESIGDARAFLSAAREVALTKPIIVIKAGRTAQAAQAAASHTGSLTGSDEVLSAAFRRTGVLRVDSIADLFYMAETLARQPRPAGRRLTVLTNAGGPGVLATDALVSGGGELATLSASTLQALDAFLPPQWSHGNPVDILGDADPERFAKALEVTGQDEGSDGLLVILTPQDMTEPTQTADRLKPYAKLHGKPVLASWMGGSEVAAGERILNDAGIPTFGYPDTAARIFNYMWRYTYNLAGLYETPALAQAVGSARDEVRRWVESARAEGRTLLTEYESKKLLAAYGIPTVETRLAVTEDAAVAEAAALGFPVVVKLHSLTVTHKTEVGGVRLNLPDAQAVRAAFRDIRTRLEAMGQGSAFDGVSVQPMVRLDGYELIVGSSVDAQFGPVLLFGAGGTLVEVFRDRALGLPPLNTTLARRMMEQTRIYEALKGVRGRPPVDLKALEQLMVRFSQLVAEQRFVKEVDINPLLASPERLLALDARVVLHPASVTEAELPKLAIEPYPNQYVAPYRLRNGEEILLRPIRPEDEPKMAEFHRTLSEQTVFLRYAGLMQLSTRVAHERLSRICFNDYAREMALVAERKDGELLGVGRLTRLRGTRDAEFAILISDPVQRQGLGAEMLKRLVDIGRDWGMERIVADILAGNRAMQTISRKLGFSILQHEELSPDMVKAVKVL, from the coding sequence ATGGACACGCGCGCCCCTGGCACCTCGAAGACGGACCCGTCCTACAACGTGCTCCACCTGCAGCGGACGCGGCTGCCGCTGGACGTCCTCTTCGCGCCGCGCAGCGTGGCCGTCGTCGGGGCCACCGAGCGGCCCGGCAGCGTGGGGCGCACCGTGCTGTGGAACCTCATCAGCAACCCCTTTGGCGGCACCGTCTACCCCATCAACCCGAAGCGGCCGAACGTGCTGGGCATCAAGGCATGGCCGTCCCTGGGGGCCTTGCCGGAGCGGGTGGACCTGGCCATCGTCGTCACGCCCGCGCAAGCGGTGCCCGGCGTCATCCAGGAGTGCGCGGAGCTGGGCATCCGGGGCGCCATCATCCTCTCCGCGGGCTTCAAGGAGATTGGGGCGGAGGGGGAGCGCCTGGAGCAGGAGATCCTCCGCATCGCTCAGGCGGCCCAGGTGCGCATCATCGGCCCCAACTGCCTGGGGGTGATGCGCCCGCCCAGCGGCTTCAACGCGACGTTCGCCGGCGCCATGGCCCGGCCGGGCAACGTGGCCTTCATCAGCCAGAGCGGCGCGCTGCTGACCTCCATCCTCGACTGGAGCCTGCGCGAGGCGGTGGGCTTCAGCGCCTTCGTGTCGGTGGGCTCGATGCTGGACGTGGGCTGGGGCGACCTCATCGACTTCCTGGCCGACGACCCGATGACGCGCTCCATCCTGCTGTACATGGAGTCCATTGGCGACGCGCGGGCCTTCCTCTCCGCGGCGCGCGAGGTGGCGCTCACCAAGCCCATCATCGTCATCAAGGCCGGCCGCACGGCGCAGGCCGCGCAGGCGGCGGCGTCCCACACGGGCTCGCTGACGGGCAGTGACGAGGTGCTCAGCGCCGCCTTCCGTCGCACCGGCGTGCTGCGCGTGGATTCCATCGCCGACCTCTTCTACATGGCGGAGACGCTGGCCCGGCAGCCGCGCCCCGCGGGCCGGCGCCTCACGGTGCTCACCAACGCGGGCGGCCCCGGGGTGCTGGCCACGGACGCGTTGGTGTCGGGGGGCGGTGAGTTGGCCACGCTCAGCGCGTCCACGCTCCAGGCCCTCGACGCCTTCCTGCCGCCGCAGTGGAGCCACGGCAACCCGGTGGACATCCTGGGAGACGCGGACCCGGAGCGCTTCGCGAAGGCGCTGGAAGTCACCGGCCAGGACGAAGGCAGTGACGGGCTGCTCGTCATCCTCACGCCGCAGGACATGACGGAGCCCACGCAGACGGCGGACCGCCTCAAGCCCTACGCGAAGCTGCACGGCAAGCCGGTGCTGGCCAGCTGGATGGGCGGCTCGGAGGTCGCGGCGGGGGAGCGCATCCTCAACGACGCGGGCATCCCCACCTTCGGCTATCCAGACACGGCGGCGCGCATCTTCAACTACATGTGGCGATACACGTACAACCTGGCGGGCCTGTATGAGACGCCCGCGTTGGCGCAGGCGGTGGGCAGCGCCCGGGACGAAGTGCGCCGGTGGGTGGAGTCAGCGCGCGCGGAAGGGCGGACGCTGCTGACGGAGTACGAGTCCAAGAAGCTGCTCGCCGCGTATGGCATCCCCACCGTGGAGACGCGGCTGGCGGTGACGGAGGACGCCGCGGTGGCGGAGGCCGCGGCCCTGGGCTTCCCGGTGGTGGTGAAGCTCCACTCGCTCACGGTGACGCACAAGACCGAAGTTGGCGGCGTGCGGCTGAACCTTCCGGATGCGCAGGCCGTGCGCGCCGCCTTCCGGGACATCCGGACGCGGCTGGAGGCGATGGGGCAGGGGAGCGCGTTCGACGGCGTCTCCGTGCAGCCCATGGTGCGGCTGGATGGCTATGAGCTCATCGTGGGCAGCAGCGTGGACGCGCAGTTCGGTCCGGTGCTGCTCTTCGGCGCGGGCGGGACGTTGGTGGAGGTGTTCAGGGACCGGGCGCTGGGGCTGCCGCCGTTGAACACCACGCTGGCGCGGCGGATGATGGAGCAGACGCGCATCTACGAGGCGTTGAAGGGCGTCCGGGGCCGCCCGCCGGTGGACCTGAAGGCGCTGGAGCAGCTCATGGTGCGCTTCAGCCAGCTGGTGGCGGAGCAGCGCTTCGTGAAGGAGGTGGACATCAACCCGCTGCTGGCCTCGCCCGAGCGGCTGCTGGCACTGGACGCGCGCGTGGTGCTGCACCCGGCCTCGGTGACGGAGGCGGAGCTGCCGAAGCTGGCCATCGAGCCGTACCCGAACCAGTACGTGGCGCCCTACCGGTTGCGCAACGGCGAGGAGATTCTGCTGCGGCCCATCCGCCCGGAGGACGAGCCGAAGATGGCGGAGTTCCACCGCACGCTGTCGGAGCAGACGGTGTTCCTGCGCTACGCGGGGCTGATGCAGCTGAGCACGCGCGTGGCGCACGAGCGGCTGTCCCGCATCTGCTTCAACGACTACGCGCGGGAGATGGCGCTGGTGGCGGAGCGCAAGGACGGAGAGCTGCTCGGCGTGGGACGGCTCACGCGGCTGCGAGGCACGCGCGACGCGGAGTTCGCCATCCTCATCAGCGACCCGGTGCAGCGGCAGGGGCTGGGCGCGGAGATGCTGAAGCGACTGGTGGACATCGGCCGGGACTGGGGCATGGAGCGCATCGTCGCGGACATCCTCGCGGGCAACCGCGCCATGCAGACCATCAGCCGGAAGCTGGGCTTCTCCATCCTCCAGCACGAGGAGCTGTCGCCAGATATGGTGAAGGCCGTGAAGGTGCTTTGA
- a CDS encoding alpha/beta fold hydrolase, producing MREALQMEDWGGTGPVLHLAHANGFPPGCYRKLIEHLKPRYHVFTLRTRCLVPGSDPLEMRTWDDMADDLIHALRAQGVQGIVGVGHSMGGVATLLACAKAPALFRAVVALDPVLFTGAREWALRALTLLGLRSRVPPASLARRRRESWGAREEASRSYGKKPLFARFDPECFQDYITHGLTEAPDGGFKLTIPKAWEARVFETSPKDVWRELGTVNVPALVIRGGESDTLTGDALERARLTLNEPQTEELPGAGHLFPLEQPERCAQRILAFLDGLETARAAASSVR from the coding sequence ATGCGCGAAGCCCTTCAGATGGAGGACTGGGGTGGCACCGGTCCGGTGCTGCACCTGGCCCACGCCAATGGCTTTCCTCCGGGGTGCTACCGGAAGCTCATCGAGCACCTGAAGCCGCGCTACCACGTCTTCACGCTTCGCACGCGGTGTCTCGTGCCGGGCTCGGACCCGCTGGAGATGCGGACCTGGGATGACATGGCGGATGACCTGATTCACGCCCTGCGTGCTCAGGGCGTGCAGGGCATCGTGGGCGTGGGGCACAGCATGGGCGGCGTGGCGACGCTGCTCGCGTGCGCGAAGGCTCCCGCGCTCTTCCGGGCCGTGGTGGCGTTGGACCCGGTGTTGTTCACGGGGGCGCGGGAATGGGCGCTCCGTGCCTTGACGCTGCTCGGGTTGCGAAGCCGCGTGCCTCCCGCGAGTCTGGCGAGGCGGCGGCGTGAGTCTTGGGGCGCACGGGAAGAGGCCTCGCGAAGCTACGGCAAGAAGCCGCTGTTCGCGCGCTTCGACCCGGAGTGCTTCCAGGACTACATCACCCACGGCCTCACCGAGGCCCCGGACGGTGGCTTCAAGCTGACCATCCCCAAGGCCTGGGAGGCGCGTGTCTTCGAGACGTCTCCCAAGGACGTCTGGCGGGAGCTGGGCACCGTGAACGTCCCGGCCCTGGTGATTCGCGGCGGCGAGTCCGACACGCTGACGGGCGACGCGCTGGAGCGGGCACGCCTCACCCTGAATGAGCCTCAGACGGAGGAGCTTCCCGGCGCGGGACACCTCTTTCCGTTGGAGCAGCCGGAGCGCTGCGCACAGCGCATCCTCGCGTTCCTCGACGGCCTGGAGACAGCCCGCGCGGCGGCCAGTTCCGTGCGTTGA
- a CDS encoding DUF3014 domain-containing protein: MSNPEVVTKSPRRMHWGVGVAALVMLFAGVGTWLVLRQSATELPHPSMAVIPKPSHPGVAPRAEPPLPSSSEMDALLRTRLARASLMPEFATWLKEQDLLRRFVTVVGNVANGDSPREAVSFLAPAGTFEARRKAGKLVIEKQSYARYDVIGKVVGSLDVGVLVSTYREVRHLAERLHKETARPGSTFDATLHLAFEQVLAVPVIDGDVEVLPKGALFVYADPKLEGLTAAQKHLLRMGPQNLRRIQDKVREASQQLTQQASRR; this comes from the coding sequence ATGAGCAACCCTGAAGTGGTGACGAAGTCCCCGCGCCGGATGCACTGGGGCGTGGGCGTGGCGGCGCTGGTGATGCTGTTCGCGGGCGTGGGCACGTGGCTGGTGCTGCGCCAGTCGGCGACGGAGCTGCCGCATCCGTCCATGGCGGTCATCCCCAAGCCATCCCATCCCGGCGTGGCGCCGCGCGCGGAGCCGCCGCTGCCCTCCTCCTCGGAGATGGACGCGCTGCTGCGCACACGGCTCGCTCGGGCGTCGCTCATGCCGGAGTTCGCCACGTGGCTGAAGGAGCAGGACCTGCTGCGCCGCTTCGTCACCGTCGTGGGCAACGTGGCCAACGGTGACAGCCCCCGCGAGGCAGTGAGCTTCCTCGCTCCGGCCGGCACCTTCGAGGCACGCCGCAAGGCCGGCAAGCTCGTCATCGAAAAGCAGAGCTACGCGCGCTACGATGTCATCGGCAAGGTGGTGGGCTCGCTCGACGTGGGCGTGCTGGTGTCCACCTACCGCGAGGTGCGTCACCTGGCCGAGCGCCTCCACAAGGAGACGGCCCGCCCCGGAAGCACCTTCGACGCCACGCTCCACCTCGCCTTCGAGCAGGTGCTCGCCGTCCCCGTCATCGACGGTGACGTCGAGGTGCTCCCCAAGGGCGCGCTGTTCGTCTACGCCGACCCGAAGCTCGAAGGGCTGACGGCCGCGCAGAAGCACCTGCTGCGGATGGGGCCGCAGAACCTCCGCCGCATCCAGGACAAGGTGCGCGAGGCGTCCCAGCAGCTTACCCAGCAGGCGTCCCGCCGCTGA
- a CDS encoding DUF2378 family protein, producing MTPSEKLVFNQTVEALFVRALENRLTPACREHLRRAGLELDQKLERAYTLEQWKEFLRIAAGHVYGGVPAEAAYYSLGERFMDAYFGTFFGRALLGVVRLAGPRRMLLRAGMGFRAGNNFSVVEIVERSPTSVELRMNDVLADLPTFSAGLLARAVELCGGWRVVSIPEEFDGTAATFHIRWSEAPAEAALTATDDDSGASRPRA from the coding sequence ATGACTCCTTCCGAGAAGCTTGTTTTCAACCAGACCGTCGAGGCGCTCTTCGTGCGCGCCCTCGAGAACCGCCTCACCCCGGCGTGCCGTGAGCACCTGCGCCGGGCGGGGTTGGAGCTCGACCAGAAGTTGGAGCGGGCCTACACCCTGGAGCAGTGGAAGGAGTTCCTCCGAATCGCCGCCGGCCACGTCTACGGCGGCGTCCCCGCCGAGGCGGCCTACTACTCGCTGGGCGAGCGGTTCATGGACGCGTACTTCGGCACCTTCTTCGGCCGGGCCCTGCTGGGCGTCGTCCGGCTGGCCGGGCCCCGGCGGATGCTGCTTCGCGCGGGCATGGGCTTTCGCGCCGGCAACAACTTCAGTGTGGTCGAAATCGTCGAGCGCAGCCCCACTTCGGTGGAGCTGCGGATGAATGACGTGCTGGCGGACCTGCCCACCTTCTCCGCGGGCCTGCTGGCGCGCGCGGTGGAGCTGTGCGGTGGGTGGCGGGTGGTCAGCATCCCCGAGGAGTTCGACGGCACCGCGGCCACCTTCCACATCCGCTGGTCCGAGGCCCCGGCCGAGGCCGCCCTCACCGCCACGGATGACGACTCGGGCGCGTCCCGGCCTCGCGCGTAG
- a CDS encoding sigma 54-interacting transcriptional regulator — MAVNCGALPPELLESELFGHVRGAFTGATKPREGLFGVARGGTLFLDEVGEASPRVQVKLLRVHQERRFREDLYYRLAVLPIVMPPLRERIEDIPILATRFLEQAAARNGLRLPLLAPEDDVRSEHVARMFDPPTSARARSDSTREEEPELLSASGELPTLREARDRFERRSKGNVAAAARMASRNRTDVYELLRRHGLSPADFK; from the coding sequence ATCGCCGTCAACTGCGGCGCGCTGCCACCAGAGCTGCTGGAGAGCGAGCTGTTCGGCCACGTCCGGGGCGCCTTCACCGGCGCCACGAAGCCGCGCGAAGGCCTGTTCGGCGTGGCGCGCGGCGGCACCCTCTTCCTGGACGAGGTGGGCGAGGCCTCTCCCCGCGTACAGGTGAAGCTGCTGCGCGTGCACCAGGAGCGGCGCTTCCGCGAGGACCTCTATTACCGGTTGGCCGTGTTGCCCATCGTCATGCCGCCGCTGCGCGAGCGCATCGAGGACATCCCGATTCTGGCCACGCGGTTCCTGGAGCAGGCCGCCGCGCGCAACGGCCTGCGGCTGCCGCTGCTGGCGCCCGAGGACGACGTGCGCTCGGAGCACGTGGCCCGCATGTTCGACCCGCCCACCTCCGCGCGAGCGCGGTCGGATTCCACGCGCGAGGAGGAGCCGGAGCTGCTGAGCGCCTCCGGTGAGCTGCCGACGCTGCGCGAGGCGAGAGACCGCTTCGAGCGGCGCTCCAAGGGCAACGTGGCCGCCGCCGCGCGCATGGCCAGCCGCAACCGCACGGACGTCTACGAGCTGCTGCGCCGCCACGGGCTGTCCCCCGCCGACTTCAAGTAG
- a CDS encoding sigma-54-dependent transcriptional regulator produces the protein MSSRARVLVVDDHVEMGQMLREPLTDDGYKVDIATGGADAIAQLRARVYDAVLCDLRMQDVDGFDVLDAARKLDPDLPVVMMTAFGGVESAVEAMKRGAFHYFTKPFRLDEVRLSLERALEQRRLRTEHRTLKQQAADRGGLGALVGSSAAMRDLYALIERVAWSSAPVLVRGESGSGKELVARALHFEGTRRAGPFVAVNCTALPHALLESELFGHVKGAFTGATTARRGLFVEADGGTLFLDEIGDMAPELQARLLRVLEDGEVRAVGADGTRTVDVRVVAATHQDLETRVKEGRFRADVFYRLNVVTLRLPPLRERREDIPALIEHFLQQAKARNPRSTVQRFSPETLAALGALPWAGNVRELENLVQRLVVLGSTEVVDLPQLRPHLPSDTSQENHPLAAALRTIVPLRQLETEYIAWAVARCGGNKTKAAELLGIDVSTIHRRERAEGNPQR, from the coding sequence ATGTCGTCTAGAGCCAGGGTCCTCGTCGTCGACGACCACGTCGAGATGGGGCAGATGTTGAGGGAACCGCTGACGGACGACGGCTACAAGGTCGACATCGCCACCGGCGGCGCGGATGCCATCGCCCAGCTGCGCGCACGCGTCTACGACGCGGTGCTGTGCGACCTGCGAATGCAGGACGTGGACGGCTTCGACGTGCTGGACGCCGCGCGCAAGCTGGACCCGGACCTGCCCGTGGTGATGATGACGGCCTTCGGCGGCGTGGAGAGCGCCGTGGAGGCGATGAAGCGCGGCGCGTTCCACTACTTCACCAAGCCCTTCCGGCTGGACGAGGTGCGCCTGTCCCTGGAGCGCGCGCTGGAGCAGCGCCGCCTGCGCACCGAGCACCGCACGCTCAAGCAGCAGGCCGCGGACCGCGGGGGCCTGGGCGCCCTGGTGGGCAGCAGCGCCGCGATGCGCGACCTCTACGCGTTGATTGAGCGGGTGGCCTGGTCCAGCGCCCCGGTGCTGGTACGCGGCGAAAGCGGCAGCGGCAAGGAGCTGGTCGCCCGGGCCCTGCACTTCGAGGGCACCCGGCGCGCGGGGCCCTTCGTGGCCGTCAACTGCACCGCGCTGCCACACGCGCTTCTGGAGAGTGAGCTGTTCGGCCACGTCAAAGGCGCCTTCACCGGCGCCACCACGGCTCGGCGTGGCCTCTTCGTGGAGGCGGACGGCGGCACCCTGTTCCTGGACGAGATTGGCGACATGGCCCCCGAGCTCCAGGCCCGGCTGCTCCGCGTGCTGGAGGACGGCGAGGTGCGGGCCGTGGGCGCGGACGGCACGCGCACGGTGGATGTGCGGGTAGTGGCCGCGACGCACCAGGACCTGGAGACGCGCGTCAAGGAAGGCCGCTTCCGCGCGGACGTCTTCTACCGGCTCAACGTCGTCACGCTGCGGCTGCCACCCCTGCGCGAGCGCCGCGAGGACATCCCCGCGCTCATCGAGCACTTCCTCCAGCAGGCCAAGGCACGCAATCCGCGCTCCACGGTGCAGCGGTTCTCGCCGGAGACGCTGGCCGCGCTGGGGGCCCTTCCCTGGGCGGGCAACGTGCGCGAGCTGGAGAACCTGGTGCAGCGGCTGGTCGTGCTCGGCTCGACGGAGGTGGTGGACCTGCCGCAGCTGCGTCCCCACCTGCCCTCGGACACCAGCCAGGAGAACCACCCGCTGGCCGCGGCGCTGCGCACCATCGTCCCCCTGAGGCAGCTGGAGACGGAGTACATCGCCTGGGCCGTGGCCCGCTGCGGGGGAAACAAGACGAAGGCGGCGGAGCTGCTCGGCATCGACGTCTCCACCATCCACCGGCGCGAGCGCGCGGAAGGCAATCCGCAACGCTGA
- a CDS encoding OmpA family protein — MNRTLLSLLAAVSLVGCASKPKTSSVTDNLPDRQRSPAATAETSNRTSDEDEDAARRATGPLSAEPVYFELDSATLRPESRDMLAQLATGLRERPLTRVTVSGHTCELGTTEYNIALGHRRAAVVRDYLRNLGVEPKQLSIVSYGEERPLSEAHTEEAFRKNRRAEFTFSSKEQATRGGL; from the coding sequence ATGAACCGAACCCTCCTGTCTCTCCTTGCCGCGGTCAGTCTGGTTGGTTGCGCCTCCAAGCCCAAGACGTCCTCCGTCACGGACAACCTGCCCGACCGGCAGCGCAGCCCCGCCGCCACGGCGGAAACGTCCAACCGGACCTCCGATGAAGACGAGGACGCGGCCCGCCGGGCCACGGGCCCGCTGTCCGCCGAGCCGGTGTACTTCGAGCTCGACTCGGCCACGCTGCGGCCCGAGTCCCGCGACATGCTCGCGCAGCTCGCCACGGGCCTGCGGGAGCGGCCCCTCACGCGGGTGACGGTGTCGGGCCACACCTGCGAGCTGGGGACCACGGAGTACAACATCGCGCTGGGCCACCGGCGCGCGGCCGTGGTGCGCGACTACCTGCGCAACCTGGGCGTGGAGCCCAAGCAGCTCTCCATCGTCTCCTACGGCGAGGAGCGGCCGCTGTCCGAGGCCCACACAGAAGAGGCGTTCCGCAAGAACCGCCGCGCGGAGTTCACCTTCTCCTCGAAGGAGCAGGCCACGCGCGGGGGGCTATAA
- a CDS encoding DUF4142 domain-containing protein, whose translation MRITRAMLGVAMVGTAVMLAGCGESSASENTLGPQQAAAGHPVTLTDGQILGVLLVANAGEVILGQVGQAQATDPTARDFNARMVTMHSEVIQRLEKLAMAQGIAPAESPVSQHLQQTAQKTVDLLSATQAPAFDLSVMDAQVAAHAGTALLGDSLLAMQVQNPALKEELMAIRKTVQAHLQEASNIQTTLYNAKQP comes from the coding sequence ATGCGAATCACACGAGCGATGTTGGGTGTGGCGATGGTGGGGACGGCCGTGATGCTCGCCGGCTGCGGAGAGAGCAGCGCTAGCGAGAACACGCTGGGGCCCCAACAGGCGGCCGCGGGTCATCCAGTGACGCTCACGGACGGCCAGATTCTGGGCGTGCTCCTGGTGGCCAACGCGGGCGAGGTGATACTGGGCCAGGTGGGCCAGGCGCAGGCTACCGACCCGACGGCGCGTGACTTCAACGCACGCATGGTCACCATGCACTCAGAGGTCATCCAGCGCCTGGAGAAACTGGCCATGGCCCAGGGCATCGCGCCCGCGGAGAGCCCGGTGTCGCAGCACCTCCAGCAGACGGCGCAGAAAACCGTCGACCTGCTGAGCGCCACGCAGGCCCCTGCCTTCGACCTGTCGGTGATGGATGCGCAGGTCGCCGCCCACGCCGGTACCGCCCTGCTGGGGGATTCTCTGCTCGCGATGCAAGTACAGAACCCAGCGCTCAAGGAAGAGCTGATGGCGATTCGGAAGACGGTCCAGGCCCACCTCCAGGAGGCCTCGAACATCCAGACCACCCTCTACAACGCGAAGCAGCCGTAG
- a CDS encoding ATP-binding protein has translation MRLPVLPVLLLCLMLSGIIAGVLHFMQRDRQALVDQMARERQAQLLEAVRGVSAALESAEEDLRFAGELLAQPGTAEEHRREMRALLEAAGQYKAILVFGTDGQERLRLVDRRSAAAMTHQFTAEDLALTVAQARSHPPGHVVSSPPLPRAQSGWLRAFATALPEDAQDSGAVVVVLVDAEPLFAPLKLLASDSETQLLVLGVHGTPTALTHPNLADRYRRLDTDGHQTPGLTALARALRAGESGTHVIERKEAARLGLGDSEVVATFSPVRFKNGAAWPVATLASTRVLRTHERGLVLRLSLAAVLVSGFLIAFGVYVVLAHSRAEALRESQLHAQRLAHLHDKTQKILDNIPTGVLALSSSRHISAANRALSARMPAEVVGQPLTAAFPQAQAPVIQRLEDLVHAATSDGRVRSLHGEPLCLFEEPGQYNVHAVPLEPNTPEVHTLVVIEDLSSLRALEGQLLRAEKLATVGVLAAGIAHEIGTPLGIVRGRAEYVQEKLGREHPQAAGLGTIVEQIDRVSRTLRQLLDFSRLQPADAQAVPLEPLAHSVRELLWMEAERRRLKLEVTVASPMLAVAADPDQFQQVLINLVLNACDACEAGGRVRLSASMDTADAPGAWGMVRVDVEDNGCGIAPRHVHQVFDPFFTTKKRGQGTGLGLTMVAHIVRNHGGRIELDSAPERGTRVTVRWPAAAPAGEERHVV, from the coding sequence ATGCGCCTGCCTGTCCTCCCCGTGCTGCTGCTGTGTCTGATGCTCTCCGGCATCATCGCGGGCGTCCTGCACTTCATGCAGCGCGACCGGCAGGCGCTGGTGGACCAAATGGCGCGCGAGCGACAGGCGCAGCTGCTGGAGGCCGTGCGCGGCGTCTCCGCCGCCCTGGAGAGCGCGGAGGAGGACCTGCGCTTCGCGGGCGAGCTGCTGGCCCAGCCGGGCACCGCCGAGGAGCACCGGCGCGAGATGCGCGCCCTGCTGGAGGCGGCGGGGCAGTACAAGGCCATCCTCGTCTTCGGAACGGACGGCCAGGAACGGCTCCGGCTGGTGGACCGGCGCAGCGCGGCGGCGATGACGCACCAGTTCACCGCGGAGGACCTGGCCCTCACCGTGGCGCAGGCCCGAAGTCATCCGCCGGGCCACGTCGTCTCATCCCCGCCCCTTCCCCGGGCCCAATCGGGCTGGCTGCGCGCCTTCGCCACCGCGCTGCCGGAGGACGCGCAGGACAGCGGCGCCGTCGTCGTGGTGCTGGTGGACGCCGAGCCGCTCTTCGCCCCGCTGAAGCTGCTCGCGTCGGACTCGGAGACGCAGCTGCTGGTGCTGGGAGTCCATGGAACGCCAACAGCGTTGACCCACCCGAACCTGGCGGACAGGTACCGGCGGCTGGACACCGACGGCCACCAGACGCCGGGCCTCACGGCGCTGGCGCGGGCGCTTCGCGCGGGCGAGTCGGGCACGCACGTCATCGAGCGCAAGGAGGCCGCCCGGCTCGGACTGGGCGACTCGGAGGTGGTGGCCACCTTCAGCCCGGTGCGGTTCAAGAATGGCGCGGCATGGCCGGTGGCGACGCTCGCGTCGACGCGCGTGCTCCGGACCCATGAGCGCGGCCTGGTGCTGCGCCTGTCGCTGGCGGCGGTGCTCGTCTCCGGGTTCCTCATCGCCTTCGGTGTGTACGTGGTGCTCGCGCACAGCCGGGCGGAGGCCCTGCGGGAGAGCCAGCTCCATGCGCAGCGGCTGGCGCACCTGCACGACAAGACGCAGAAGATTCTCGACAACATCCCCACCGGGGTCCTGGCGCTCTCCTCCTCCCGGCACATCTCCGCCGCCAACCGCGCGCTGAGCGCCCGCATGCCGGCGGAGGTCGTGGGCCAGCCCCTGACGGCGGCCTTTCCCCAGGCCCAGGCCCCCGTCATCCAGCGGCTGGAGGACCTGGTCCACGCGGCCACGAGCGACGGCCGGGTGCGCAGCCTTCACGGTGAACCGCTCTGCCTCTTCGAAGAGCCCGGCCAGTACAACGTCCACGCGGTGCCGCTGGAGCCGAACACGCCGGAGGTCCACACGCTGGTCGTCATCGAGGACCTGAGCAGCCTGCGCGCGCTGGAAGGACAGCTGCTGCGCGCGGAGAAGCTGGCCACGGTGGGCGTGCTGGCGGCGGGCATCGCCCATGAGATTGGCACGCCGCTGGGCATCGTCCGCGGCCGGGCCGAGTACGTGCAGGAGAAGCTGGGCCGCGAGCACCCGCAGGCGGCGGGCCTGGGCACCATCGTCGAACAGATAGACAGGGTGAGCCGGACGCTGCGCCAGCTGCTCGACTTCTCCCGGCTCCAGCCAGCGGACGCGCAGGCGGTCCCGCTGGAGCCGCTGGCGCACAGCGTGCGGGAGCTGCTGTGGATGGAGGCCGAGCGGCGGCGCCTGAAGCTGGAGGTGACGGTCGCCTCGCCCATGCTGGCGGTGGCGGCCGACCCCGACCAGTTCCAGCAGGTGCTCATCAACCTGGTGCTCAACGCGTGTGACGCGTGCGAGGCCGGCGGACGCGTCCGGCTGAGCGCGAGCATGGACACCGCAGACGCACCGGGCGCCTGGGGCATGGTGCGCGTGGACGTGGAGGACAACGGCTGCGGTATTGCCCCCCGCCACGTTCATCAGGTCTTCGACCCTTTCTTCACCACCAAGAAGCGCGGCCAGGGCACCGGATTGGGCCTGACGATGGTGGCGCACATCGTGCGCAACCACGGAGGCCGTATCGAACTGGACAGCGCGCCAGAGCGAGGCACCCGCGTCACCGTGCGCTGGCCCGCCGCGGCGCCCGCCGGAGAGGAGCGACATGTCGTCTAG